In Halobaculum sp. XH14, the genomic window GTGCGGATGCGTGCAGTCAAGAAGAATTGGCATCAGGGGCGCTGTTCCTTGGCCGTGACCTACGACAGTATGATTGTCTTCCCAGAGCGCGACGACCGCTGGTGGGAAGAGTAGGGGCAACGCCCCTCCTTTTTCTGGTGAGTGCCAGACCGGCCCAAGCCCCGCCGCCCCACCCACCGCTCCGTGCTCGCTCCCTGCGGTCGCTGCGCGCGCAGCCACAACCTCGGGTACGGGTCCAACATTTATCAGTAAAACCAGGGGGAATCGGTGCGCGAATCAGCGTGTCGTTTCACGCCAAAATGGATGTGGGCGCGTTCCCGACATTACAGTTCCGGTTGTGCAAGCATTCCCTCAAGCTCGCATTGGACGAACGCGTTCAGGATTACCTCCCGCGCTCGGTCGTCTTGGACTTCGCCCAGCACGTGCTGGTTGCGGGGGAAGTCCAAGAGTTCGAAGACCTCGGGGAAGGTGTCCTCCATCCCGGTGATCTCAGCGAAACGGTCGAACTGGAAGCATTTCAGCGTGATGTCGTCCTGATTGGTCTGTTCGATGGGGACGAACCGTACGGCCGGGACGAGGATGTGGCCGAGGAGAACGCGGTCCAGTTTTTTCTTGTGAAGGACGCCGTACCCGCCACGCGAGGACAGATCCACGAGGTTGTTGATGGCTCCGCGACCTGACCGGTTCGAGGCGTCGATCTCCTCGCTGTCGAGCGATTCGTCTGTTCCGTAGTCTAGGGGGCCGATCCCGTCATTCAACAATTCGTCGATAACCGTATCCGAAACGCCGGGGTTCGCTCGGCTGGTGACGATCATCGGTTCCGTGCTGCCGGCGACGGCGGGGTGTTCGACGGACATCGCGTTCTGCCCTAACTATCCCTTTAATATTAATTCTTGCGGTAGAAGGGTCTAAAGTCCGTTCTAAGGTGTTCTCAATTTTTTAACTACTCAAAACACCTTATAACGTGCTGAAGTCGTAGATAATTCGGAAATAGGGTTCAGGATATACCATATTTTTATGGGATACGGGGTGTTCTAGCCGTATATGCCGGTAGAACTTAGCTGGGAAGGGCTCCACGACCGGATCGCACGCCACGGCCTGTATTGGATGAACAGCGGCCATCCATCCCTGGACCGGGACGCCGTCCGGGAAGCCTGGGCCGACACGAGCACCATCACCATCTCCGACTGGGGAATCAAGGAGAACACTGGCCGCACACTCACTGAACCAGAGTTCCGCAACGACGACGGAACCCTCAACCGCGACGCCGTCCGCAACATCCTGATCGAGAGCAGCTTCACCGACGACGAGGGGAACCCAGAGACGCGTCGCGCCGGACAGGTGGCCGGCGTCCTACTCCGGTTCTGTAACGACATGACGGAAGGAACGCCGGTCCTCGTCAACCTTCCCGAAGATACGTTCGGTGCCTGCGTTGTCACTGGCGACTGGGAGCTCGACGAAGACCACCCCGTGAGGGAAGAAGATGAACACCACATCTACGCCCGCCGCGTCAGCTGGCTACGCCACGACCGCAGCATCGCTCAGTTCGACCGAGACATCCTGCCGGAAAGCCTTCACAACATCCCCGACCTGACGAACGCCCAGATACGGGGGGACCGCCTCGACGACCTCGTCGACATCGCGCAGGTCACGGACTTCCTTGCGGCGGACTGAGCAGCGTCGACTTCGCCCTCGATTGGATGGCGTGATTTACCCAAGCACGCCGCGACCGTCATGCCTGTAGGCCGCCATCTCCTCGAAGTTGCCCTCGTTGACGTTGAATTTGTTCGGTGACCCGGCAGTCGCGTACTGGTCTAGGGCGTCGTCCGGCAGCGCGTACCAGGTAATCCGGGTGGCCGCTGCGGCGAGGTCGTCCTCGTGGGTCTCGACAAAGGTCTCGAAGGCGTCCTTCGTCTCGAGGACGAACAGGTGAATGAGTTGTCGGTCATCCGCCGAGACGAGGTCATTTCGTGTCTGCTTCAACACGCCCGCAAAACCCTCGCCGGCGTGGTGGTACCAAACCCGGCAATCGTCACCGACAGCGTAGGTGTTCGCACGCGAACGGACATCGTCGTAATCGACAGGTTGGTCGGTGATGGCATCGACGAACTGTTCGTGCCGATCCGGTCCTACAATCTGGTCCAATCCCATCGTTTCGGTTAGGGATGCATTCTTCGGGATTGTAAGTGCGAGCCTCGCTGCAACAGATGTTTTCTTCCGGCTAGTACGGTATGATGATCATTCCATCCTCCGGCTAGTACTGGCTTCTCCGATGACGCTAGTAGAGACAGTATCATTGGCTAGTGCAAAATGTTCGTTCTGTTTGATACGCGCTGAACTAGCTGTGGAATAGGCGTACGAGCCGGTTTAGACGCCGCGCGGCGGAGTCCACCCATCATCATTGTAGAACGGGGACCCGTTGTTCCACCGGGCTTTCGTCCAAATCCGGTTCACCGGCTCCCGAAGCAGTTCTGGCGCAGAATTGTCGAAGCTGGATACCTCGACGGCTGGCGGCGCGTAGCTGTCCGTTCCGAATCCACCGCCGCCCATCGGGCTGTTCCCTTTGGAACTCTGCAGCTGGACATCCTTCACGTCCTGGACCGTCACGTAGAGATAGACCGGTGGGCTGACCTCCAGCGTCTTTAGACAGCGGAGCGCACCTTTGAGGGTACGGGCGAGATCAACCTCCATGTGCTCGCCGGAGAGCACGACCTCGCCGGTCCGTGAATCCTGCATAAAGGGGGAGGTCCCTGCTGCTTCGAACCGGCCATGCTCGTCGAGCCGCGTGTAGCCCGGCTGCTCTTGGGAGGTGTCCCCCATGTATGAGAGCCTGTCACTTACAGAGTAGACGGCATCACCAATCTGAACCTGATCTACCCCTTTGTCCTTACCGTATATTGGTGGCAGCGGCAACTCTGAAGGGGTGTCAACGTAGCGGACTGTATCGTGGCCGTTCGGGAGCAAGTGCAGGGTGAGAACCGGTCCATCGGCGAGCGGGATGTCGAGCTGGTCGCGAGTGGCGATATTCTGGATGCAGTCCTCGTGATAGTCGTCGATCTGCTGCTTCCCGTCGAGATAAGAGGCCCGTGGATCAACACCGAGATGGGAGGCTGCGAGTTCTGGTTCACTGCCCATGAGGAAGTTTCGGACGGTTTCGCGGTGCCAGATCTTGAGTTCCCAACCATATTCCTCGCGGTGGTCGTCAACTAAGTCATCAACAACCGCTCCACCGATTTTTTGATTGGTCATAAAGACGAAGACATCGTAGTCCCGGTCGTGGGCTGCAGCCTTGTCTGCGTCTTTTTTTAGCTTGGACTTAGTGCGCGACTTCTTCCGCGTGGTGTAATGAGCAATCCCGTCACGCCCACCGCGCGAAATTAAGGCATCTTTGCCGCCGTCTCCTCCGCTCCCCGTCGCTGTGGGCTTCACATCGTGGCCATCGGCTCGAAGAATGTCAGAGCAGAGTTGCTCCCAGTCATCAGCGTCAATATCGCGAATAGCATTTTCAACCTGCTCTTTCATCGAACGGTGATATTGGAGTGACTACTAAAGGCCTGTCGGGGTGCTAAGCTTCTATTCTGTACCAATCGTTTGTTGCCAGAATAGGTCCACTCCACCCCAGATGACCGTAGCTTGCCACGTATTTTGGATGGTGGTGGGAATCCCGGGTAGATGGAAATTTCTGGGTTCTGGAATACGTACCGTAGATATGTCCGACCGGGCGTTACTGCTGGTGAAGCCGGACGCCGTGGAGCGCGATCTTACCGGGGAGGTTCTGCACAGAGTGGAAGAGGCCGGCCTCTCCATCGAGCAGCTGCGGACGACGACCCCGAGCCGAGCACTGGTCGAGAAGCACTACGAGGAGCATCAGGAGGAGGATTTCTACCAGTCGCTCGTGGGATACATCGCGGAAAGCCGGGTACACGCCGCCATCGTGTCCGGCGAGAACTCCGCGTCACGGCTACGTAGTGTGGCTGGGGAGACAGAGCCAGCCCGCGGACGAGGGCACGATCCGCGGCGACCTGGGTGACGATTCCTACGAAGCCACCGACCAGGAAGACCGAGCGTTACGCAACCTGGTACATGCGTCGGAGCCAGGCGACGCCGAGGAAGAACTCCAGCTGTGGTTCCCGGAACAGGTCTAAAGCGGCCAGCCAACGGTCGAAGCTTCAATCAGGAGCCGGATAACGAGAACACCGCCCCCGGCGACTACACACCCAACCATGTACCGGTGGTCGAAATAGTCTTTTCTGGAGTGATACCGCTGGATGCCGATTAATCCGATTAGAGACGCTACGCCTACTGCAGCCTGCATACTGACAACCGCGTAGCCAACGAGGGACCAGATGGCTAAACCGGCCCACGTAACCATCAGTAATCGGAATATCAAATCCAACCTGTCCTGCGCCCATCGCTCTTTCTTCTTGGCCATGCAGATGTAGGAATTCTTCCGTCCTTCTAACTCCTCGAAATCGAATATTTGCTCGCTAAACCGGCGGATTTCGGCTTCGTACATCTCATAGTCCTTTTCGACTTCCTGCCGCAGTTCGGACAGATCCTTGATGCGGTCCTGAATTAACGGGAAATAGAATCCGATCAGTACGGCGACGATGAACAGGCTG contains:
- a CDS encoding restriction endonuclease, yielding MKEQVENAIRDIDADDWEQLCSDILRADGHDVKPTATGSGGDGGKDALISRGGRDGIAHYTTRKKSRTKSKLKKDADKAAAHDRDYDVFVFMTNQKIGGAVVDDLVDDHREEYGWELKIWHRETVRNFLMGSEPELAASHLGVDPRASYLDGKQQIDDYHEDCIQNIATRDQLDIPLADGPVLTLHLLPNGHDTVRYVDTPSELPLPPIYGKDKGVDQVQIGDAVYSVSDRLSYMGDTSQEQPGYTRLDEHGRFEAAGTSPFMQDSRTGEVVLSGEHMEVDLARTLKGALRCLKTLEVSPPVYLYVTVQDVKDVQLQSSKGNSPMGGGGFGTDSYAPPAVEVSSFDNSAPELLREPVNRIWTKARWNNGSPFYNDDGWTPPRGV
- a CDS encoding nucleoside-diphosphate kinase is translated as MSDRALLLVKPDAVERDLTGEVLHRVEEAGLSIEQLRTTTPSRALVEKHYEEHQEEDFYQSLVGYIAESRVHAAIVSGENSASRLRSVAGETEPARGRGHDPRRPG